A single window of Longimicrobiales bacterium DNA harbors:
- a CDS encoding DUF3732 domain-containing protein: MYVATGRNLLIPDTIEKFEGPTTVTAAKALLEKAFGIGDRPREDDMVGLIRGRATVRHVTPYMFVTKEIILNESALLYGLDDPDEAPGIRETLPYFLRATDEESVALERRLKQLQRAYEREEARNNARAASKSQLKERAWSLLSEAYRIGLVAAEPGEGSEAALVAQLQDVSAAPVATRLYPNEAELRELHASRRQVLDGLAIARRRLQATRTAAEEVNGFQSTVERQRQKLSLADHLQLESPRRTCPLCDTPSEAGARSSEVMRAVISTIRGEAAAVERVQPKLADHQAHLEEDIATLNQQLRRIDENIRSWLRQNSEAREMADIAHVRAHLLGRVSFFLESVAETALMSERDLTVLRAEIEELSSLVDKDAKAVRLRHAESKVSQYATFAFGQLPTIAPCVQAELSFSARDPSLSIIEAESGAVLKMLDVGSDQNYLALHIALSFALQQFFEVAKAPVPGLLVFDQISRPYFPSKGEEDWDEAEIDGQQEDEEFAALRKHVNFLFSEVARRAGLQVLLIEHAYFADDPDYVAATRYRWTKRSGEALIPADWPTRPDVTQ, translated from the coding sequence ATGTACGTCGCCACGGGTCGCAACCTTCTTATACCCGATACAATAGAGAAATTTGAAGGTCCAACAACAGTCACTGCGGCGAAGGCACTCCTGGAAAAGGCATTCGGCATCGGCGATCGCCCGCGTGAAGACGACATGGTCGGACTAATTCGAGGCCGAGCAACAGTGCGGCATGTAACACCGTACATGTTCGTCACGAAGGAAATCATTCTCAACGAATCGGCGTTGCTTTACGGGCTCGACGACCCGGACGAGGCCCCCGGCATCCGGGAGACCCTTCCGTATTTCTTAAGAGCGACAGATGAGGAATCTGTAGCGCTTGAGCGACGGCTGAAGCAGCTGCAGAGAGCGTATGAGAGGGAAGAGGCGAGAAACAATGCCCGCGCCGCCTCCAAGAGCCAACTCAAAGAGCGCGCATGGAGTCTCCTTTCCGAGGCGTACAGGATCGGCCTTGTTGCGGCGGAACCCGGCGAAGGAAGTGAAGCGGCACTTGTCGCACAGTTGCAGGATGTGTCCGCGGCTCCGGTGGCTACCAGACTGTATCCCAACGAAGCCGAGCTGCGTGAGTTACATGCCTCCCGTCGGCAGGTGTTGGATGGCCTGGCGATAGCGAGACGTCGTCTGCAAGCGACACGTACGGCCGCGGAAGAGGTTAATGGATTTCAGTCTACAGTCGAGCGACAGCGGCAAAAGCTTAGCTTGGCCGACCATCTTCAGTTAGAGTCGCCTCGTCGGACATGCCCACTGTGTGACACACCGTCTGAAGCTGGAGCACGGAGCTCCGAAGTCATGCGGGCAGTAATTAGCACGATTCGTGGCGAAGCAGCGGCAGTTGAACGTGTTCAACCCAAGCTTGCTGATCACCAAGCTCATTTGGAGGAGGACATCGCCACGCTCAATCAGCAGCTCAGGAGGATCGATGAGAACATTCGGTCCTGGCTAAGGCAAAACTCCGAGGCCCGAGAAATGGCGGACATTGCACATGTTCGCGCGCATCTTCTTGGCCGTGTGTCCTTCTTTCTCGAAAGCGTGGCTGAGACCGCCCTCATGTCGGAGCGTGACTTAACGGTACTGCGAGCTGAGATCGAGGAGCTATCATCTCTAGTCGACAAGGATGCCAAGGCGGTACGGCTCCGCCACGCCGAATCCAAGGTGTCGCAGTACGCTACTTTCGCTTTTGGTCAGCTACCGACTATCGCTCCCTGTGTGCAGGCAGAGTTGTCGTTCTCAGCTCGTGATCCCAGTCTCTCGATTATTGAAGCCGAAAGCGGCGCGGTTCTCAAGATGTTAGATGTTGGCTCGGATCAAAACTACTTGGCGCTGCATATAGCTCTTTCGTTCGCCTTGCAGCAATTCTTTGAGGTGGCTAAGGCGCCGGTACCTGGGCTTCTTGTATTTGACCAGATAAGCCGCCCATACTTCCCGTCAAAAGGCGAAGAGGATTGGGATGAGGCCGAGATCGACGGCCAACAGGAGGATGAAGAGTTTGCGGCTCTACGGAAGCACGTGAACTTCCTCTTCTCCGAGGTCGCCCGCAGGGCGGGCTTGCAGGTACTCCTCATCGAGCATGCCTATTTCGCAGACGATCCCGACTACGTAGCCGCTACGCGTTACCGTTGGACGAAGCGTTCAGGAGAGGCGTTGATCCCGGCCGATTGGCCCACACGGCCGGATGTAACCCAGTAA
- a CDS encoding TonB family protein, with protein sequence MSRRTPTPLPVTLALAACLLAAGSPAASAQQPDSATTPPRLRNASKLIDELTENYPLPLRNAAIGGETRVRFRVDEEGKVDSAWVAFSSGLISLDRAALATARRAEFEPGRSGDAAVPMWTELPFTFRTGFERSPDPQLIPILNRSDIEAKLPSTRPRALAASSLGAMVGLSLLVDSAGRPAQIDIAHTSCLTEADEAAVAIVRQLVFQPDTEGIGARRRTHASVWFGKDSVSLRLLGDARPLPVDSASADSAAADEESSLPTRRPELSNRPHIARLLERYYPPDLRQLGIGGQVIVQFFVDEEGAVTFREVSRSSGECKLDAAALLVGREMRFEPAVSRGKRVPVWVAIPINFSSR encoded by the coding sequence ATGAGCCGACGCACACCAACTCCGCTCCCCGTCACCCTCGCCCTCGCCGCCTGCCTACTGGCCGCCGGCTCACCCGCCGCATCCGCCCAGCAGCCGGATTCGGCAACCACGCCTCCGCGCCTCCGCAATGCCAGCAAGCTCATCGACGAGCTGACCGAGAACTACCCGCTCCCGCTGCGCAATGCCGCAATCGGCGGCGAAACCCGCGTCCGCTTCCGTGTCGACGAGGAAGGCAAAGTCGACTCCGCCTGGGTCGCCTTCAGCAGCGGCCTCATCAGCCTCGACCGCGCCGCACTCGCAACAGCCCGCCGCGCCGAGTTCGAGCCAGGACGCAGCGGCGACGCCGCCGTTCCGATGTGGACCGAGCTGCCCTTCACCTTCCGCACCGGCTTCGAGCGCAGTCCCGACCCGCAGCTCATCCCGATACTGAACCGCTCCGACATCGAGGCGAAGCTCCCATCCACCCGTCCCCGCGCACTGGCTGCATCGAGCCTCGGTGCCATGGTCGGACTGTCGCTGCTCGTCGATTCCGCGGGCCGTCCGGCTCAGATCGACATCGCGCATACGAGCTGCCTGACCGAAGCGGATGAAGCAGCGGTCGCGATCGTGCGCCAGCTCGTGTTCCAGCCGGACACGGAGGGCATCGGCGCGCGACGTCGCACGCACGCGTCCGTCTGGTTCGGGAAGGACAGCGTCAGCCTGCGGCTCCTCGGGGACGCGCGACCTCTGCCGGTCGACAGTGCATCCGCTGATTCAGCCGCAGCCGATGAAGAATCAAGCCTGCCCACCAGGCGACCGGAGCTCAGCAACCGGCCACACATCGCCCGGCTGCTGGAGCGGTACTACCCGCCTGACCTGCGCCAGCTCGGTATCGGCGGTCAGGTGATCGTGCAGTTCTTCGTCGATGAGGAAGGTGCCGTCACCTTCCGCGAAGTGAGCCGCTCGAGTGGCGAGTGCAAGCTCGACGCGGCAGCGCTGCTCGTGGGTCGAGAGATGCGTTTCGAACCGGCGGTCTCCCGTGGCAAGCGCGTGCCGGTCTGGGTTGCGATTCCGATCAACTTCAGCTCGCGCTGA
- a CDS encoding 6-bladed beta-propeller: MMLPTVATAFGACADPSSRQTPEHADSPGINVTAPSADRQLPWHFEQLWRLGPADDDRLTLVDLARHLIAADSAGRIFILDEAARHVLVISTGGEVIATIGRQGEGPGELKEPIALTTTEAAVSVYDFGKQALVRWSHTGDVLPELRIPNSFWGPLIREIGNDTVLFTALARADASTSEQSLVAWSHSGQRQLAAMTRQPDRSAEFPSCGVSGPPIAPLFAPELVWDAAGSRVAVNTSPEYRVDVFETGEHVLSIRRDMPPRRVTRALALAEVADGMPIPIADCTVPAHEVVQGRGNADVLPSVRDVVLAPHGELWVLRGTFRGEPTLIDVFGADGTYRGTLPPESPFPAAFLPTDEIVAIEHDALGAASVAL; this comes from the coding sequence ATGATGCTCCCGACTGTGGCCACGGCGTTCGGCGCCTGCGCAGATCCGTCATCTCGCCAGACCCCCGAGCATGCGGATTCACCGGGCATCAACGTCACCGCGCCGTCGGCCGACAGGCAGCTCCCCTGGCACTTCGAGCAGCTCTGGCGTCTCGGGCCGGCAGACGACGACCGCCTGACACTCGTCGACCTCGCCCGGCACCTCATCGCCGCCGACAGCGCGGGTCGCATCTTCATTCTCGATGAGGCCGCTCGTCACGTCCTGGTCATCTCCACCGGCGGCGAGGTGATCGCGACCATCGGCCGACAGGGAGAAGGTCCGGGGGAGCTGAAGGAGCCAATCGCACTCACGACCACCGAAGCCGCAGTGTCAGTCTACGATTTCGGCAAGCAGGCGCTCGTTCGCTGGAGCCACACCGGCGACGTCCTGCCCGAGCTTCGCATCCCCAACAGCTTCTGGGGCCCGCTGATCCGAGAGATCGGCAATGACACCGTCCTGTTCACCGCGCTCGCGCGTGCTGACGCCAGCACGTCGGAGCAATCGCTCGTCGCATGGTCGCATTCGGGTCAGCGTCAGCTTGCCGCCATGACGCGCCAGCCGGATCGATCCGCCGAATTCCCGAGCTGTGGCGTCAGCGGTCCACCGATCGCGCCATTGTTCGCCCCGGAGCTGGTGTGGGATGCCGCCGGTTCACGCGTGGCCGTGAACACCAGCCCCGAGTACCGGGTCGACGTTTTCGAAACCGGGGAGCACGTGCTGAGCATTCGTCGCGACATGCCGCCGCGACGCGTCACGCGGGCGCTCGCGCTGGCCGAGGTCGCCGACGGCATGCCGATCCCCATCGCGGACTGCACCGTCCCGGCGCACGAGGTCGTGCAGGGACGCGGCAACGCCGACGTGCTGCCGTCCGTGCGCGACGTCGTGCTCGCACCCCACGGCGAGCTGTGGGTGCTGCGCGGTACGTTCAGGGGCGAGCCCACGCTGATCGACGTGTTCGGCGCCGACGGCACTTACCGCGGCACGCTGCCACCGGAATCGCCCTTCCCGGCGGCGTTCCTACCTACGGACGAGATCGTAGCCATTGAACACGATGCGCTCGGCGCGGCCAGCGTCGCACTCTAG
- a CDS encoding GNAT family N-acetyltransferase has product MIITHAETDSQITATYDVMRQLRPHIAADEYIPMVRSMTATDGYRLAALTDENEVRAVAGYRYMHMLYCGRLLYLDDFVTDERARSRGYGKVLLTWLKEEARREGCSELQLISRTVREEAHRFYFREGLGIECFHFRIRL; this is encoded by the coding sequence ATGATCATCACACACGCCGAGACCGACTCCCAGATCACCGCCACCTACGACGTCATGCGGCAGCTCCGGCCCCACATAGCCGCTGACGAGTACATTCCAATGGTCCGCAGCATGACAGCGACAGACGGCTACCGCCTCGCCGCACTCACCGACGAAAACGAAGTCCGAGCAGTAGCCGGCTATCGCTACATGCACATGCTGTACTGCGGCCGCCTTCTCTACCTGGACGACTTCGTGACCGACGAACGAGCCCGCTCACGCGGGTACGGCAAGGTCCTCCTCACCTGGCTCAAGGAGGAGGCGCGACGCGAAGGCTGCAGCGAGCTCCAGCTGATCTCGCGGACTGTCCGCGAAGAAGCCCACCGCTTCTATTTCCGCGAAGGCCTTGGAATCGAATGCTTCCACTTCCGGATCAGGCTATGA
- a CDS encoding winged helix DNA-binding domain-containing protein, whose protein sequence is MSSITPDRTRAARLRYQRLTSAPLRTANDVVAWFGAMQSQEYAIARWSIGLRARNLRDTDVERAYARGDVLRTHVLRPTWHFVAPADIRWMSELTAPRIQAQMAGRHRQLELSGKLIAKAAATIGKALENGTHLTRTEIQALLESNRIDLKNERLGHVMMLLELDALVCSGAPKGRQHTYALLDERAPHAASMGRDDALAELARRFFQSHGPASEKDLARWATLTLTDVRRSIELLGDDIQRTEVDGAKWYSIGAPPRRSPNAPRALLLQVYDEYVGGYGDTRSVIDPHGLTHMSPAVRLPFMHVVVLDGYVVGHWRPAKKKGDSPVDLKLARRLDAEACEAVEVAVERFRSFTEN, encoded by the coding sequence GTGTCTTCCATCACGCCTGACAGAACACGCGCCGCGCGGCTCCGCTACCAGCGACTGACCAGTGCACCGCTGCGCACAGCGAACGACGTCGTCGCATGGTTCGGCGCAATGCAGTCCCAGGAGTACGCCATCGCCCGCTGGTCGATCGGTCTGCGCGCCCGCAACCTCCGAGACACCGACGTCGAGCGCGCGTACGCCCGTGGCGACGTCCTGCGCACGCACGTCCTCCGTCCGACCTGGCACTTCGTCGCACCTGCCGACATCCGCTGGATGAGCGAGCTCACTGCGCCGCGCATCCAGGCGCAGATGGCCGGTCGGCATCGCCAGCTCGAGCTGAGCGGCAAGCTGATCGCGAAGGCCGCGGCCACGATCGGCAAAGCTCTCGAGAACGGGACGCACCTCACACGCACCGAGATCCAGGCGCTGCTCGAGTCGAACCGTATCGACCTGAAGAACGAACGACTCGGCCACGTCATGATGCTGCTCGAGCTGGACGCACTCGTGTGCAGCGGCGCCCCGAAGGGCCGACAGCACACCTACGCGCTGCTCGACGAGCGCGCACCGCATGCTGCATCCATGGGTCGCGACGACGCCCTCGCCGAGCTCGCGCGTCGCTTCTTCCAGAGCCACGGCCCCGCCAGCGAAAAGGACCTCGCCCGCTGGGCGACGCTCACGCTGACCGACGTGCGCCGCTCCATCGAGCTGCTCGGCGATGATATCCAGCGCACAGAAGTCGACGGCGCGAAGTGGTACAGCATCGGCGCGCCACCTCGGCGTTCACCGAACGCACCCAGGGCGCTGCTGCTCCAGGTCTACGACGAGTACGTCGGCGGCTACGGAGACACGCGCAGTGTCATCGATCCGCACGGCCTGACGCACATGTCGCCGGCTGTCCGATTGCCGTTCATGCACGTCGTCGTGCTCGACGGTTACGTGGTCGGCCACTGGCGGCCCGCAAAGAAGAAGGGCGACAGCCCGGTGGATCTGAAGCTCGCGCGTCGCCTGGACGCGGAAGCCTGCGAGGCCGTCGAAGTCGCGGTCGAGCGGTTCAGATCATTCACAGAGAATTGA